One Ascaphus truei isolate aAscTru1 chromosome 9, aAscTru1.hap1, whole genome shotgun sequence genomic region harbors:
- the BTBD6 gene encoding BTB/POZ domain-containing protein 6 isoform X1: protein MPLDPGCLHGRIMKCLTFFLLLPETLKKSKKSARANGKVQACYEIVPLALGKKMAAELYPASAHTNIANSNAAAAAANAKKNALQLQQIAPPPPQLQNLNNNNIESSNWQSFHPTLRERNALMFNNELMADVHFIVGPAGAPKKVPAHKYILAVGSSVFYAMFYGDLAEVKSEIHIPDVEPAAFLILLKYLYSDEIDLEADTVLATLYAAKKYIVPALAKACVNFLETSLEAKNACVLLSQSRLFEEPELTLRCWEVIDAQAELALKSEGFCEIDLPTLEIIVTRETLNTKEDVVFEAVLDWAEAECKRQGLPLTPVNKRNVLGKALYLVRVPTMTLEEFANGAAQSDILTLEETRSIFLWYTAANKPQLEFPLIKRKGLAPQRCHRFQSSAYRSNQWRYRGRCDSIQFAVDKRIFIAGLGLYGSSCGKAEYSVKIELKRQGAVLAQNLTKFVSDGSSNTFSVWFEHPVQVEQDTFYNVSAILDGNELSYFGQEGMTEVQCGKVTFQFQCSSDSTNGTGVQGGQIPELIFYA from the exons ATGCCACTAGACCCCGGTTGCCTTCATGGCAGGATCATGAAGTGTTTGACTTTCTTTCTTCTGCTTCCAGAGACCTTGAAGAAGTCTAAAAAGAGCGCGAGGGCAAACGGCAAGGTGCAAGCATGCTATGagatagtccctctggccctcgGGAAGAAGATGGCTGCAGAGCTTTACCCTGCTAGCGCACACACGAATATCGCCAACAGTAACGCCGCGGCGGCAGCTGCGAACGCCAAGAAGAACGCCCTCCAGCTGCAGCAGAttgcgccgccgccgccgcagctCCAAAATCTGAACAACAACAACATCGAGAGCAGCAACTGGCAGTCCTTCCACCCCACCCTGCGGGAGAG GAATGCGCTAATGTTCAACAACGAGCTCATGGCTGATGTACATTTTATTGTGGGACCTGCAGGGGCCCCAAAGAAAGTTCCTGCTCACAAG TATATTTTGGCCGTTGGTAGCTCCGTGTTCTACGCAATGTTTTATGGTGATCTTGCAGAAGTCAAATCTGAAATTCATATACCAGATGTGGAACCTGCAGCATTTCTGATCCTTTTAAA ATACTTGTACAGTGATGAAATTGATCTAGAAGCAGACACAGTGCTTGCCACTTTGTACGCTGCCAAGAAGTATATTGTACCTGCTTTGGCCAAGGCCTGCGTTAATTTCCTGGAGACTAGTTTAGAGGCAAAGAACGCCTGTGTTCTGCTTTCCCAAAGCCGGCTTTTTGAAGAGCCAGAACTCACGTTGCGCTGCTGGGAGGTCATAGATGCTCAAGCGGAACTGGCACTGAAGTCAGAAGGCTTCTGTGAAATAGATCTACCAACTCTGGAGATCATTGTTACACGCGAGACACTCAACACTAAAGAAGATGTTGTATTTGAGGCCGTTTTGGACTGGGCAGAGGCCGAATGCAAAAGACAAGGCTTACCACTTACGCCGGTCAACAAAAGGAATGTATTGGGAAAGGCCTTATATTTGGTACGGGTTCCAACAATGACCCTGGAAGAGTTTGCAAATGGAGCTGCCCAATCTGACATTTTAACCTTGGAGGAAACGCGCAGCATATTCTTGTGGTATACAGCCGCTAATAAACCTCAGCTCGAGTTCCCTCTAATAAAGAGGAAAGGACTGGCACCTCAAAGATGTCACAGATTTCAGTCATCTGCATATCGCAGTAACCAATGGAGGTACAGGGGCCGCTGTGACAGCATCCAGTTTGCAGTTGACAAAAGGATATTTATAGCGGGACTAGGGCTCTATGGCTCCAGCTGTGGTAAAGCAGAATACAGTGTCAAGATTGAACTGAAGCGGCAGGGAGCGGTTCTTGCCCAGAACCTGACTAAATTTGTTTCGGATGGCTCCAGTAACACTTTCTCAGTCTGGTTTGAACACCCCGTGCAGGTTGAGCAAGATACGTTTTACAATGTAAGCGCCATCCTGGATGGCAACGAACTCAGTTACTTTGGACAGGAGGGAATGACAGAAGTACAGTGTGGGAAAGTCACGTTCCAGTTTCAGTGTTCCTCGGACAGCACCAACGGCACTGGGGTACAAGGAGGACAAATACCGGAACTCATCTTTTATGCATGA
- the BTBD6 gene encoding BTB/POZ domain-containing protein 6 isoform X2, with protein sequence MRETLKKSKKSARANGKVQACYEIVPLALGKKMAAELYPASAHTNIANSNAAAAAANAKKNALQLQQIAPPPPQLQNLNNNNIESSNWQSFHPTLRERNALMFNNELMADVHFIVGPAGAPKKVPAHKYILAVGSSVFYAMFYGDLAEVKSEIHIPDVEPAAFLILLKYLYSDEIDLEADTVLATLYAAKKYIVPALAKACVNFLETSLEAKNACVLLSQSRLFEEPELTLRCWEVIDAQAELALKSEGFCEIDLPTLEIIVTRETLNTKEDVVFEAVLDWAEAECKRQGLPLTPVNKRNVLGKALYLVRVPTMTLEEFANGAAQSDILTLEETRSIFLWYTAANKPQLEFPLIKRKGLAPQRCHRFQSSAYRSNQWRYRGRCDSIQFAVDKRIFIAGLGLYGSSCGKAEYSVKIELKRQGAVLAQNLTKFVSDGSSNTFSVWFEHPVQVEQDTFYNVSAILDGNELSYFGQEGMTEVQCGKVTFQFQCSSDSTNGTGVQGGQIPELIFYA encoded by the exons ATGAGAG AGACCTTGAAGAAGTCTAAAAAGAGCGCGAGGGCAAACGGCAAGGTGCAAGCATGCTATGagatagtccctctggccctcgGGAAGAAGATGGCTGCAGAGCTTTACCCTGCTAGCGCACACACGAATATCGCCAACAGTAACGCCGCGGCGGCAGCTGCGAACGCCAAGAAGAACGCCCTCCAGCTGCAGCAGAttgcgccgccgccgccgcagctCCAAAATCTGAACAACAACAACATCGAGAGCAGCAACTGGCAGTCCTTCCACCCCACCCTGCGGGAGAG GAATGCGCTAATGTTCAACAACGAGCTCATGGCTGATGTACATTTTATTGTGGGACCTGCAGGGGCCCCAAAGAAAGTTCCTGCTCACAAG TATATTTTGGCCGTTGGTAGCTCCGTGTTCTACGCAATGTTTTATGGTGATCTTGCAGAAGTCAAATCTGAAATTCATATACCAGATGTGGAACCTGCAGCATTTCTGATCCTTTTAAA ATACTTGTACAGTGATGAAATTGATCTAGAAGCAGACACAGTGCTTGCCACTTTGTACGCTGCCAAGAAGTATATTGTACCTGCTTTGGCCAAGGCCTGCGTTAATTTCCTGGAGACTAGTTTAGAGGCAAAGAACGCCTGTGTTCTGCTTTCCCAAAGCCGGCTTTTTGAAGAGCCAGAACTCACGTTGCGCTGCTGGGAGGTCATAGATGCTCAAGCGGAACTGGCACTGAAGTCAGAAGGCTTCTGTGAAATAGATCTACCAACTCTGGAGATCATTGTTACACGCGAGACACTCAACACTAAAGAAGATGTTGTATTTGAGGCCGTTTTGGACTGGGCAGAGGCCGAATGCAAAAGACAAGGCTTACCACTTACGCCGGTCAACAAAAGGAATGTATTGGGAAAGGCCTTATATTTGGTACGGGTTCCAACAATGACCCTGGAAGAGTTTGCAAATGGAGCTGCCCAATCTGACATTTTAACCTTGGAGGAAACGCGCAGCATATTCTTGTGGTATACAGCCGCTAATAAACCTCAGCTCGAGTTCCCTCTAATAAAGAGGAAAGGACTGGCACCTCAAAGATGTCACAGATTTCAGTCATCTGCATATCGCAGTAACCAATGGAGGTACAGGGGCCGCTGTGACAGCATCCAGTTTGCAGTTGACAAAAGGATATTTATAGCGGGACTAGGGCTCTATGGCTCCAGCTGTGGTAAAGCAGAATACAGTGTCAAGATTGAACTGAAGCGGCAGGGAGCGGTTCTTGCCCAGAACCTGACTAAATTTGTTTCGGATGGCTCCAGTAACACTTTCTCAGTCTGGTTTGAACACCCCGTGCAGGTTGAGCAAGATACGTTTTACAATGTAAGCGCCATCCTGGATGGCAACGAACTCAGTTACTTTGGACAGGAGGGAATGACAGAAGTACAGTGTGGGAAAGTCACGTTCCAGTTTCAGTGTTCCTCGGACAGCACCAACGGCACTGGGGTACAAGGAGGACAAATACCGGAACTCATCTTTTATGCATGA
- the BTBD6 gene encoding BTB/POZ domain-containing protein 6 isoform X3, with the protein MAAELYPASAHTNIANSNAAAAAANAKKNALQLQQIAPPPPQLQNLNNNNIESSNWQSFHPTLRERNALMFNNELMADVHFIVGPAGAPKKVPAHKYILAVGSSVFYAMFYGDLAEVKSEIHIPDVEPAAFLILLKYLYSDEIDLEADTVLATLYAAKKYIVPALAKACVNFLETSLEAKNACVLLSQSRLFEEPELTLRCWEVIDAQAELALKSEGFCEIDLPTLEIIVTRETLNTKEDVVFEAVLDWAEAECKRQGLPLTPVNKRNVLGKALYLVRVPTMTLEEFANGAAQSDILTLEETRSIFLWYTAANKPQLEFPLIKRKGLAPQRCHRFQSSAYRSNQWRYRGRCDSIQFAVDKRIFIAGLGLYGSSCGKAEYSVKIELKRQGAVLAQNLTKFVSDGSSNTFSVWFEHPVQVEQDTFYNVSAILDGNELSYFGQEGMTEVQCGKVTFQFQCSSDSTNGTGVQGGQIPELIFYA; encoded by the exons ATGGCTGCAGAGCTTTACCCTGCTAGCGCACACACGAATATCGCCAACAGTAACGCCGCGGCGGCAGCTGCGAACGCCAAGAAGAACGCCCTCCAGCTGCAGCAGAttgcgccgccgccgccgcagctCCAAAATCTGAACAACAACAACATCGAGAGCAGCAACTGGCAGTCCTTCCACCCCACCCTGCGGGAGAG GAATGCGCTAATGTTCAACAACGAGCTCATGGCTGATGTACATTTTATTGTGGGACCTGCAGGGGCCCCAAAGAAAGTTCCTGCTCACAAG TATATTTTGGCCGTTGGTAGCTCCGTGTTCTACGCAATGTTTTATGGTGATCTTGCAGAAGTCAAATCTGAAATTCATATACCAGATGTGGAACCTGCAGCATTTCTGATCCTTTTAAA ATACTTGTACAGTGATGAAATTGATCTAGAAGCAGACACAGTGCTTGCCACTTTGTACGCTGCCAAGAAGTATATTGTACCTGCTTTGGCCAAGGCCTGCGTTAATTTCCTGGAGACTAGTTTAGAGGCAAAGAACGCCTGTGTTCTGCTTTCCCAAAGCCGGCTTTTTGAAGAGCCAGAACTCACGTTGCGCTGCTGGGAGGTCATAGATGCTCAAGCGGAACTGGCACTGAAGTCAGAAGGCTTCTGTGAAATAGATCTACCAACTCTGGAGATCATTGTTACACGCGAGACACTCAACACTAAAGAAGATGTTGTATTTGAGGCCGTTTTGGACTGGGCAGAGGCCGAATGCAAAAGACAAGGCTTACCACTTACGCCGGTCAACAAAAGGAATGTATTGGGAAAGGCCTTATATTTGGTACGGGTTCCAACAATGACCCTGGAAGAGTTTGCAAATGGAGCTGCCCAATCTGACATTTTAACCTTGGAGGAAACGCGCAGCATATTCTTGTGGTATACAGCCGCTAATAAACCTCAGCTCGAGTTCCCTCTAATAAAGAGGAAAGGACTGGCACCTCAAAGATGTCACAGATTTCAGTCATCTGCATATCGCAGTAACCAATGGAGGTACAGGGGCCGCTGTGACAGCATCCAGTTTGCAGTTGACAAAAGGATATTTATAGCGGGACTAGGGCTCTATGGCTCCAGCTGTGGTAAAGCAGAATACAGTGTCAAGATTGAACTGAAGCGGCAGGGAGCGGTTCTTGCCCAGAACCTGACTAAATTTGTTTCGGATGGCTCCAGTAACACTTTCTCAGTCTGGTTTGAACACCCCGTGCAGGTTGAGCAAGATACGTTTTACAATGTAAGCGCCATCCTGGATGGCAACGAACTCAGTTACTTTGGACAGGAGGGAATGACAGAAGTACAGTGTGGGAAAGTCACGTTCCAGTTTCAGTGTTCCTCGGACAGCACCAACGGCACTGGGGTACAAGGAGGACAAATACCGGAACTCATCTTTTATGCATGA